One genomic segment of Sphingorhabdus sp. M41 includes these proteins:
- a CDS encoding YkvA family protein: protein MSLRTWAQNLKRDILALWVAARDKRTPLAAKILAAAVAAYAFSPIDLIPDFLPVIGYLDDLIIIPIGVALILRMIPKTLMAEYRQKALKIDFRPNSRRAAICILLMWIGAAYWLIRALDLV from the coding sequence GTGAGCCTCAGAACCTGGGCACAGAATCTCAAACGGGACATATTGGCGCTGTGGGTCGCCGCACGGGACAAGCGGACCCCTTTGGCAGCAAAAATTCTGGCTGCTGCGGTTGCTGCTTACGCGTTCAGCCCGATCGACCTGATACCGGACTTCCTGCCTGTTATCGGTTATCTGGATGACTTGATAATCATCCCTATCGGGGTTGCGCTCATCTTGCGGATGATTCCCAAAACGCTGATGGCCGAATATCGGCAGAAAGCCCTGAAGATCGATTTCAGGCCAAACAGCCGCAGGGCCGCAATTTGCATATTGCTGATGTGGATTGGCGCTGCCTACTGGCTGATTCGGGCGCTGGATTTAGTGTAA